A single Schistocerca piceifrons isolate TAMUIC-IGC-003096 chromosome 6, iqSchPice1.1, whole genome shotgun sequence DNA region contains:
- the LOC124802939 gene encoding inositol oxygenase-like: MATAKLLSQPLIDPSEVLRPEPLHAGKPVSQFRDYTIDESDPVKERVRRLYHAMHKHQTVDFVKSRHEKWRKFDKFRAPILEALDTLNKLVDESDPDVDVPNIVHAYQTAERIREDYPDCEWLQLTGLIHDLGKFMAFYDEPQWAVVGDTFPVGCAWADSIVYRDTSFVDNPDGKDPRYNTKYGMYKPHCGLDNVLMSWGHDEYMYHALRHNGSKLPEIAHKVIRFHSFYPWHSGGDYMHLCNEDDMETLKWVKVFNKYDLSTKSDETPNIEALKPYYQGLIDKYLPGSLSW; this comes from the exons ATGGCCACTGCTAAGCTTCTG TCGCAGCCTCTGATCGACCCCTCTGAGGTACTCAGGCCGGAGCCCCTGCACGCGGGGAAGCCGGTCTCGCAGTTCCGCGACTACACCATCGACGAGAGTGACCCCGTCAAAGAACGGGTGCGCAGACTCTACCACGCCATGCACAAGCACCAGACCGTGGATTTCGTCAAAA GTCGGCACGAGAAGTGGCGCAAGTTCGACAAGTTCCGCGCCCCCATTCTGGAGGCCCTCGACACGCTGAACAAGCTGGTGGACGAGAGCGATCCTGACGTCGACGTGCCCAACATCGTGCACGCCTACCAGACGGCTGAGCGCATCCGTGAAGACTACCCGGACTGCGAGTGGCTGCAGCTCACCGGACTCATACACGACCTGGGCAAG ttcatgGCGTTCTACGATGAGCCTCAGTGGGCCGTTGTAGGCGATACTTTCCCAGTGGGCTGCGCCTGGGCCGACTCCATCGTCTACAGGGACACCAGCTTCGTCGACAACCCGGACGGCAAGGACCCACGATACAA CACCAAGTACGGCATGTACAAACCGCACTGTGGACTGGACAACGTGCTGATGTCGTGGGGCCATGACGAGTACATGTACCACGCCCTCAGGCACAATGGCTCGAAGCTGCCAGAAATAGCGCACAAAGTCATCCGCTTCCACTCTTTCTACCCGTGGCACTCGGGCGGAGACTACATGCACCTCTGCAACGAGGATGACATGGAAACCCTCAAGTGGGTTAAGGTGTTCAA CAAGTACGACCTGTCCACGAAGAGCGACGAGACACCAAACATTGAGGCACTCAAGCCGTACTACCAGGGCCTCATTGACAAGTACCTGCCTGGAAGCCTCAGCTGGTAA